One Pandoraea oxalativorans genomic window, CGGGTTCCTGCGCTCGGTCTACGACAAGTAAGCACCAAGGAAAAAGCCAACATGACTGCAACGCTCACTCGTCAGCACTACAAGCGCTTGCGCTTCTATTGGCAAGCCTCGCGTCAGGGTCGTGATGTTGAACCGCGATAAGGACAGATTGCGGGAGCTTGTCCCGGGGGCACAGATTCAGATTCTGTCCCCGGCAGCCATCAACTGGGCAAAGGCGGTACAGCTGAGGGCCATGTTCCCGGACAAGTACCTAAACGCTTCCAAGCGAGGATTTCGACCGTACGTGTGTGGACTTAAGATATTGCTTCCGGTCACAGCGGAGCAGGTTGACCCCCTCGGCCCCGATTGGGGGGCATACGAAAGGCAGTAAATCGCGGCTTTCGTGCTTGCGCTCCCTTCCGAGACTCGTGTGATTCTCTGGTGGCACTAGGCAAGGGGGAACACTGCTATGACGGATTCTTCTGTGCAGTCAAGCGAGGAGCATGAAGTTCGCGATGCGCATGCCAGGTACAAAGTTGCGCTGATTTAAGCGCACGAGAACACGAGCTTAATTTTCAATCGAAGGTGGAGTGATTTGATGGAAGTAGAAAATGCGCGCTCGCAGACTCAGCAAGAGTTTCTGCGAGATGCCATGAGTCGACTTGAGATGACGCGCGCAGCATTTGCGAAGCGGATTAGTGTCCCTGAAAAAACGCTTGATAAATGGCTCGCCCCAGCGAATACGAGCGACGCTAGATCGATGCCGGATGTAGTGTGGGCATACATCAGAGAAATATTACATTGGGATGCTAATAAATCTTGATATACCCCCAGTGGGGGTATATCATACTCCTGTGTATTCACCACGAACCCACAGGAGTTATCGAATTGGAAAAAGTCATTTCTGTTAGTGGAGCGCTTTCGCGAGTGGCAGCGGCGATGCGTCGTCAGGCTTGGGACGGTGCTATGGCGCTCGGTATTACGCCGACCCAAGGCGAAGTGCTTGTGCGCTTGCTTGAGCAGGGAACGGAATTGCGCCTTGGTGAGATCGCAGAGGGCATGCGACTCACAACGCCGACACTTAGTGAAGCAGTTAAGACGCTCGTGGAAAAAGGGCTTGTGAAAAAGCTGCGCGATCGCGAGGACGCTCGTGCGGTGGCCCTCAGCCTGACGGCACGAGGCCGGAATGCCGCTAAGCGTGCAACTGCATAGCATTCGCACCTTGATCTGGTTGTTCAATCATTGAGTACCCGCGAGCGGGACGCCCTCAAGAAGGGGCTGACTGCGTTGCTCCAGCGAATCTAGGGGGCGGATAATGAATCGGAGCGCAGAAGTCCCATGCGTGGGCTATATCGACCTGGTCTTCTTTGACGGCTTGATGAATGAGGCCGTCTGTCTTGGTGGAGCCGGCTTTATCAGCGAGTCGGAAGACAAGCTGGCATGGGAGAACGTCCCCGCTTTTTCGGGATACTCCAGCTTCCAGGCTGATCGCAAGGACGCCAATGGCGACATCATCGAGGAGAAGAGTGTTTCGGCAGAGACCTGCGAGGCCTTGATGGGCCAGCCGATCAGTGATCTGATCTCGATGGGCCTCGCGAAACTGAAGGCCGAACTGGCCTTTGGGCTGTCTTGTAGCCACGGCGACACCGCGAAGCACATTCCCCATCTCCTGCACCTGTAGGCGGTGCCCTATTGGCCAGCTGCGCCGAAGAACGTCAGCCTTGTCGCATATGACAACGCCGATCTTCGGCATCAATTCATTCCGTCGATTTCTCTCGCAGCAAACTTCACCGTTGTCCAGACTCTGGAGGCTGTCACCCGTCGCATGCATCTTGCAATGCCCTCGTGAACAGCTTCGCCGCCTGCGGCTCAGGTAGCGCGCTCGCCGCGCGGAGCGTCTAGATTCACCTGCTGCGCCATCTACTCTCCCGCATTCCCCTCGCTCGCCGTCCATACCTCGCGACCGTAGCCTCATTCGCCTGGCCGTCAAGGTAAGCCTCCGGTAAACCCATCCCCAATGGAGAGTCCGGGCAATCAGGTGTTTGCCGGCTTCCAATGATGCGGTAGCAGTTGCGCGATGTCTCTGGCTTTGTGCGTCGGCAATCGAGTCAGCACGTCCTTCAGATAGACGTACGGATCGTGCCCATTGAGTTGTGCCGAGCGGATCAAGCTCATGATCGCCGCACCGCGCTTACCCGCACGCAATGAGCCAGCAAACAACCAATTGCCGCGTCCCGTTGCCCATGGGCGGATCTGGTTTTCCACCCAATTGTTATCGATAGGCAGCAGCCCATCGGCCAGATAACGTGTCAGTGCTGCCCAGCGCTTGAGGCTGTAGTCCAGCGCTTTGGCGATGGCCGATCCCGGCGAGACTCGCCCACGCTGCTCGATCATCCACGCGTGTAACCCCTGCGCAATCGGCCGGCCTCGCGCTTCGCGTAGTTCCCTTCGCTCGCCTGCGCTAAGCTGCGCGAGCTCGCGCTCCACGTCGTAGAGCGCACCGAAGTACGTCAGCGCCTGGGCCGCGAGCTCACTTTTGTGTTGCACATGCAGATCAAAGAATTTGCGTCGCGCGTGCGCCATGCAACCCACTTCGGTCAGCCCTTGTTTGAATCCTTCTTTGTAGCCGCTAAAGTCATCGCACACCAGCTTGCCTTGCCATGCCTCTAAGAATCGACGCGCGTTTTCGCCAGCACGGCTTTCGGCAAAGTCATAAACCACTGCGCGAATGTCAGCGAATTGCGTGCTCGCATACGCCCACACGTAAGCGCGCTGGGTTTTGCCCTTGCCCGGTGCCAACATCTGCACCGGCGTCTCGTCGGCATGCAATACCGCTTGGGTGTCAACGCCGGTTTAAATCTGACCCACCGGGGATGCGGACAAAATCTTGGACTACTTTGAAGGTAGTCCATGTATTCATACCAAGAACGCGTTCGGGCGGTCGAGCTGTACCTGAAACTCGGGAAGCGCAGCAAAGCGACCATTCGCCAGTTGGGTTACCCGACGAAGAATTCTCTCAAGGCGTGGTGTAACGAATTCGAGAAGATTGGCGATCTGCAGAGGGGGTATGTTCGCGTAAAGCCGAAGTACTCAGAAGAACAGAAGAACGTAGCACTCGAGCATTACGTCAACCACGGGCGCTGCTTCGCCTTCACCCTCAGGACATTGGGCTATCCCTGTCGCCAGATACTAACGGAGTGGGTTCGCGAGCGCTATCCGGAAACCAGGAAATGCGTGGTTGGCAAGGCCGGGAGCTATTGTCGAATCTGGTGTACGGAGTGCTTTGGGAAATATGAGAAGGCGGTGGCGGTTTAGCTGAGAATGTTGCTTGTCGAAGGCACACCGAGCAAAGCCGGCGCGAGCCGGCCCCGACCACCATGAAGAAGATTATGAAAGAAACGAACGGCAGAAAAGCACAAACGAAGAGCGCGCTCGATGAACTGATCCAGCAAGGCGCGCGGCAGATCATCGAGCAGGCAGTCGAAGCGGAACTGGCGAGCATGCTTGAACAGTACAGCAACGTGAGGTCGATCGACGGTCGGCGTGCCGTGGTGCGCAACGGCTACCTACCAGAGCGCGAAGTCGTCACGGCCATCGGTCCGGTGCCGGTTCGGGTACCGAAGGTGCGTGATCGCTCGGGTTCGGGCATCCGCTTCAATTCGGCGGTCGTGCCGCCGTACGTTCGCAAATCCGCACGCGTGTCGGCCGCACTACCGTGGCTGTACCTGCGAGGCATCTCGACGGGCGACATGAGCGAAGCCATGGGCATCATGCTGGGCGGCCAGGTCAGCGGCCTGTCGCCAAATGTGGTGAGTCGTCTGAAGGCGCAATGGGCCGATGAGCATGCTCAGTGGAATCAGCGTGAGTTGTCGTTGGCGCGCTGGGTGTACTGGTGGGCTGACGGCATTCACACCGGCGTGCGCAGCGACGATTCCGACGGCCAGTGCCTGTTGGTGATCATTGGTGTCAAACCGGACGGAACGAAAGAGCGTGTGGCGATCAGTGACGGGTATCGGGAATCGAAGGCGTCGTGGGCCG contains:
- a CDS encoding transcriptional regulator — its product is MEVENARSQTQQEFLRDAMSRLEMTRAAFAKRISVPEKTLDKWLAPANTSDARSMPDVVWAYIREILHWDANKS
- a CDS encoding MarR family winged helix-turn-helix transcriptional regulator, whose translation is MEKVISVSGALSRVAAAMRRQAWDGAMALGITPTQGEVLVRLLEQGTELRLGEIAEGMRLTTPTLSEAVKTLVEKGLVKKLRDREDARAVALSLTARGRNAAKRATA
- a CDS encoding IS256 family transposase, with the translated sequence MKKIMKETNGRKAQTKSALDELIQQGARQIIEQAVEAELASMLEQYSNVRSIDGRRAVVRNGYLPEREVVTAIGPVPVRVPKVRDRSGSGIRFNSAVVPPYVRKSARVSAALPWLYLRGISTGDMSEAMGIMLGGQVSGLSPNVVSRLKAQWADEHAQWNQRELSLARWVYWWADGIHTGVRSDDSDGQCLLVIIGVKPDGTKERVAISDGYRESKASWAELLLDLKKRGLQSGPLLACGDGAMGFWAAMEEVFPQTKHQRCWFHKMGNVLNALPKSQQARAKKAMQDIWMAATRAEALVAFNHFVDTHSAKYPKVVEKLTQDRDELLAFYDFPAEHWQHLRTTNPIESTFATVRHRTKRTRNCVSRATFLGLAFKLIESAEDSWRRIRAPEKIATMLDGMTFKDGEPVTDSTPAQQPLAA